In the Platichthys flesus chromosome 14, fPlaFle2.1, whole genome shotgun sequence genome, aattaaaaaaacccATTTCATCCAGATATATCTTTGTGAGTGGAAACGTTCCACCTGACCAGTTTGGCGCATGGAGTTCTgagagtttttttgttgttgtgaaaacCAATTTTTGTCAACGCATGATTTCAGTGGTTTCTTCTTCATACTCAAAcacttatttttataaaaaacaaatatcactgTTCAACTTTGATCATTGAACATTTAATGAGCCAAATAATTGGTGGAGAAGAAGTCCTTCCTTAGCCTGAAATGGATTTTCAGGCTTCAAAAGAGCTGTACACATTTGGCACTACAATTAAAAAAGCAATACAACGTAGGCGGAGCAGCACAAAGGCCTATGTGAGGCACCAACAACAAAATGAGGACATGTAACATATGGTCTGAGTTCAAGGTGTTTGTCCGACCTCACCAAGGGGCCATGTCAACGCTGTAGTGTCCTTGTTCAAGATGAATCCTAACACAGTGGGAATTGCTtgagggaaacacagaggattTAATACAGAGGAACAAGCCACCTGTGCAattgagaaaaatgtgttgtgtctttttctcttaAGATGCACAACACACCACCCAATGTAATATCTAATCTGAATCCAGTCTATAATGCCTGGTGGGAGTCTGCATTGTGTCTATAGATACAAACTGTATTTCTAGGGAAATTAAGTTTCAAAGGAGAAACATTAGATAGATAAAACACTCACTATGACTATataatgaggtgtgtgtgtgtgtgtgtgtgtgtgtgtgtgtgtgtgtgtgtgtgtgtgtgtgtgtgtgcgtgcgtgcgtgtgtgtgtttgtatttgccTGACCATCCTTCCTTCTTGGAGGGAGCAGATTGGCTCGGCTGGGAGGAGGCTCCTCTTTACAAACCCGACGCTGAAGAGAGTGGAGGGGCAGACAAAATCAACAAACCGACTACAAACTAACCAGAACCGGATCCAAGCTGCAAAGTGCCAGTCCTCACTTTTCGAGTTAAAGAGTCAGCGGCTGTTGATATGGAACAGAAATGAGTTATGAAAACCAGTCCTGCTGGCAACTGGcaagacaacaacacactgctgacaAATAAGTTCAGTCTAAATATTGAATTATAAAAAGATGAAGTATTTGAATATCACACATTACACCTTTATAGTGTGAACACTGTGTCGATAATAACATTGCCAGGGTTGGTGGAGTTCATTTGAACATGGGCTCATCGATATGGGAAAACGGCTTTGATAACCAGATGTCTGCAGACTGTGTGAAGTTTATAATGCTGAAAAAAGTTTTCAACAATGAGGTCAAACCTACAACATAACCAATTTTTTCCATTCTCTACTATAACCTCATATGCCAATGTACCCCTTAATGCCAACCGTGATGTCAAGGAACACAACCCGCCCCTCGGCCAACAGGTCAAAGACCTGTTTTAATCTTTACCTAAAAGTGAGAGTCAGACAGACTCCCTCCGTCTGTCGGTGTCGACCTCACACAGTGCGAGTCTCTCAGGAACCAGCACATCAGTCGTGATGCAGCGGTCTTTCTTCCGCCGGAGCGCGCTGCTCGCCCAGCAGACTGCAGCGGCCCTCGAGGGCCCTTTGGCCGCCAGGAGCGCGCCTCTCCTGCAGCGCATGGATCGGTCCATGTCCTCCGTCCCCATCCCCCCGCCGGCGTGCATGCTGAGACCGCTCGAGGTTCCGATGCGCTACTTGTTCGGACCGGGACCTTCAAACGTGCCTCCACGTATTTTGGCAGCAGGGTCGAGGCCAATAATTGGTCACATGCATCCGGAAATGTATGAGGTAAAGCTTTTGTTGGAAACTATGACTGGGGCAAATTTAACCCAGGTTCTGAACTTGAACACAATTTGGGGGAGCAGGTGCATTGTTGGTCTTATACAGAGATAACACTCTTATTAAATCATTGATATTACATTCAATTTTCGTTTGCTCGAAATAGTTGAACATTTGTCCCTCCACTTACatgattttagttttatttgcaAACGATGCCTCTactttttatcatttaaacaataataatggATTGTGACCAAGGTCTTACTCACATCCAATCAGTAGCTATAGGATTTACGCACCCACACAATTCACTCAGTTGAACCCTTTTGAGAAATGCAGCTGAAAAAAGTTGTCTTCACCTTTTCTCTTAGATCATGAATGACATCAAGAGAGGGATCCAGTACGCCTTTCAGACCGAGAACAACATGACGATAGCCATGAGCGGCTCCGGGCACGCGGCTATGGAATGTGCGGTGTTCAACACGGTGGAGCCCGGAGAGAGCGTGCTCGTCGCCATCAACGGAATCTGGGGAGAACGCGTTGCAGAAATTGCAGAAAGAATGGGTACATCTTTACGCACGATTTTTACGCACACCACCTATAtatctatacatctatctatctatctatcagtaTTTAATCAtgaatttttttatctttaggTGCCAATGTACATAGAATGGTTAAAACTCCAGGAGGATATTTTACTAATAACGAAATTACACAGGTAGGCTTAGTGTCCTGTACAAGCTCATCTATAAGAACCAATACATAATTAATACACATAACAAACATAAACAGTAACTAAAGACATGCTATGTAATAAATAATCGACTCTATTCTTACTTGTCTATAGGCCATTGAAAAACACAAGCCCGTCCTGTTTTTCCTCACACATGGAGAGTCCTCCGCCGGCCTCTGTCACCCAATAGATGGCATTGGGGACATCTGCAGGAAGTGAGGCTCACTCTGCATTTCTCTGCATCTCTCTGAAACAGAACATAAGCTACTGGGCTAATTACAAAGCATAATGTCATATTTTTCAACCCTCATTCCTGCAGACATAACTGCCTCTTTCTGGTCGACACAGTCGCTTCTCTTGGAGCAGCACCAATTTTTATGGACAAGCAAAGTAaggaaattatgaaaaacatgaattgaGAGTTAATCAGCCTGCCACCATGCAGGTGATATACTGTGCCTCTTGTTCCCCCAGATATTGACATCCTGTACACTGGCTCTCAGAAGGCCCTGAATGCACCTCCTGGCACAGCCCCCATCTCGTTTAATGACAGAGCGTGGTAAGAAAGCCCTCTGTGGTGTGTGTAGCTGCTCGTACAGCTCCCTACATTTTTCACAacagtttaaaaagaaatgacaaaaaaaaaagagtaattgaatctctttgtctctgaTACATCTCACAGCCACAAGATGTTTAACAGGAAAACCAAACCAGTGTCCTACCTCTTTGACATGACACATTTATCCAACTACTGGGGCTGTGATGGCCAACCAGCCAGAATGTAAGTCTGCTGCAACCAAGCGTCAATATTCTACTCATGCAATTGCAGATGATCTTTTAGAATGACATTGAACTTTATTTTTGAGCTTTGAACTTTGAAATGTTCATATTATTGAAGAACACCAATGTTTTGTATGAGAACAATGTTTAATCGAATGTGCTCTGTGTGCTAGTTACCACCACACTGGTCCTGTGTCTGGATTCTTCGGTCTGAGAGAGGGTCTGGCGATTCTTGTTGAGAAGGTAAATCAGCATTTTACCACTTTTTCATCTATTCAAAGGTTCTTCTCCGAATTGGGGCCCATGTCACTTTTCACTATATTACACATTTACCACACCATTCATTAACCGTGAACTCACCAGCTCTGCCAGCACCTGAACTGCCTTGTCATTTGTCTCCCTCTAGGGGCTGGAGGAGTCTTGGAAGAAACACAAGGAGGTGGCAGCCTATCTGTACAGAGGACTGGAAGACCTGGGCCTCAAGCTCTTCGTCCCTGAAAGGGTGAGGCGGGTTAATCACTATATAATGGTGCCATACAAAACTACAACAAAGAACCTGATACTTAAGAACAACACATGTATTGTGCCAAAAGAAAACAGATACAGAACCTGCCTGTTTGAGCTGTAAGATTGTAGATTCccgatttttcttttaattttgtgACATGTCCTGCAGGATTTAAGGCTTCCATCCGTCACCACCATTGCAATCCCCGAGGGTTACGACTGGAGGGAGTTGTTGATGTACATGATGAAACACCACCAGATGGAGATGACTGGAGGCCTGGGTCCTTCCATTGGCAAGGTAAGTTCCTGCTGGTATTTTATCCCTTTACAGTAAATACTTTTTCTTAAAAGGTatttttggaataaaaaaaagggggggattTTATCGTAAACAATTATAAAGAGAGCAATGTCAGAAGTCAGGTGTTTTTATAGCTTCCTGAATCATGCTGCTGAGTCACTGTGGACTCACTCTTCTCTCCATCGCACTTTTCATCAGGTGATGAGGATTGGATTGATGGGATACAACTGTGAGAAGACCAACGCTGACATGGCACTTCACGCCCTGGCAGACGCTCTCAAGAACTGCAAAAAGAGCAAAGCTTAACAGAGCTTAAGATCTGGGGCAATGCATGCATTTTAGTCGTACATGTGTGCTTTGGCCTGCAgaaattttttataaataaaaaaacacaggcaaTGTTAATGTGCCTATATAGGTAAAGTATTTAGTAGTAAAAAAGACAGTTATGTTGTGGTCCAAGACTTAGTACActgtaaaatgtcaataaaGTGTGCTTTATTTTATCAGACATATCTGTGTGCTTTACATTAGTATTGGCATTTATGCAACTTTCATACTTCCACTCCACTACATGTCAGGAAATATGATACTTCTCCTGTCTGACAGCTTTGGCCCTGTATAGATGAGAGTTTAAACCACGTATCTGCAGATGTGTTAATGTTGAATTAGTCTGAACAACTGTTCCTAAATTTCATATTCTAaatcaaatctttaaaaacCCACTCACAAAGCTGAAACTATTTTGCTTAGGTTATAAAATGTGGATCTTTTATGGCTATCACAGACATATGTTGACCTTATAGTAAACGATGCATTGCTGTAGATAAAAGTACAAAACTGAGTATCATTTCACTGCAATGAGTCATTTTACTTACTTCTTTAAGTACAATTTTGTGACAAGTTTGCTTAGGTTTTGAATGCATGACTTTTACTTGCAGCATAGTATTTTTTAAGTGTAGAGATACTTTTTCCTCTCTTCACCTGCCAGAGCTGACGGTCTACataaaaaatgcagaaaaaatcTCCCTGAGGAAAGAGTCAGGCAAACAACTTATCCTTTTTAAGCATGTGCTTCCTCATAGTTCTGATCTTCCCATCTATTTCGTTTAGTCTTTTCTCATCTATATTTTTGATATCTCTATTTCCAATGCTGTGTGATCTTCagatattgtttattatttgccTTCAATTCTCTTTTTCCTACAAAGCTAACTATAATTACTTAAATTTGAGTAAATGATCTGAATATTTCTTCCACTACTGGGGAAGTAAGTTAAACCCTTAAACCCCGTACAAAGGCTTCTTAGGCCCtaactacatttcccacaattcCCAGCTGTGCGTCTGTATAAACGTCACTTCAATACGTCGCAGTCTGATTGAAAGACATTCAACCTTGTGTTGGGTTCTGTGTGGTTGTTCAttccttcctgtttacatcagaGATGTCGTGTCCCGTTTATCACGCCGGTAAGTTGTTCCATTTTAATCTTCAGCTTGTTTGAAATGTCACCTGCTACAGAGTCGCGCACACTGGAATTAACGTCCCACAGTTGTTGTTGAAGTCCGTGTGTTGTTTCTTTGCACGTGCAACACGAACTCACCAAGGTGCGTTCACGGTCCACCCTGCTCTCATAATGAACGTAGTCAACTTCAGCTTCAGAGTAAACAACCGTTGTTGTCCTGACGCGACCTCTGCCTGTATAACACAATGAGTCATGTCTGTTAACGCTGGAAGTGGCTGTGCTGACGACTGCGTTTCACCaaagaggaaaatgtatttattatagtcacaccttcctctgtgtgttcgaCATTAGCCAGGAGGAATTCTTATCGTTTACAACTTCCGGGTTGGGGGCGCTCGTGAGGTCAAAGCGGGACGACGTGAGTGGTCCCCTAAAGTGGAGCCACAGCCTctcgatcgccacctggtggcttgCAGCTGCACATGCCATAAGTCTGGCTTGCTCtatagccgttttcagacacgaCCTGCGGTTAACATCTGGAAAATGGGTCCAGCAGTGGCGATTTTAGAGTCTACTGGGGCCACAAGCAATAACAACAAAGGGGGGCCCCTCAAACAGCGTTCATCAACATTAGGTTATAAATAATCTAACACCAACAAAAGATTGGTTGTGTGAAcatttttaagaaaacaaaaacaaagaaaatgtaaacCTAATTTTCAAAATATAGGTATAAAGGATAATATATACTTAATAAAAAACGTTGAGGAATGGAGGCTATGAGCTTAAATTCAAGTGTCTCTCACATGAGTCCTTGCTATTGACAGCATTCAGTCATACTGTTATACTTAATTGCCATCATCTGCTTCACATACCaccgtctttctttctttttccgcATGTAATtatctctttcctttttcactTCCAGATGGATTATtcctcttcattttcttttcctttcattttcaattcaaaatttGAAAAGGTACACAACCACAACTCTGAAGGGAATCACATGGGGCCCCTTTATGTATTAAAGGATAACGTGATtttcttcacacacagacatcggTGTCTGCTCTATGGGTTAGAGCAGTTGGAAAATGCAAAGTACAAAGATGACAAAAGTTGagaacacaattttttttatttgtccagTAGAAGGACAAAGCTTTAGATTAAGAAACAGGAAAAGCAGGTAACTTAAACATAAtttaacatgtaaacacaactACTGCTGCAAAGTCATCTGACTCCCAGACTGTTCTGTCAAATCAATTCAGAAGTAGTTCCTACATCATATATATTGACGTGCTGGATCTATATAGGATgcattttctgtctgtgttttcatgaaGTAACTGagcttattttgtgttttaccaGCACCGGAGTTGAACCCAAGCCTCCTCCCCTTAAACTGGCTCCTTGGTGCCTGGGAGTCAGATGAGCCTGGAGAAGGCAGCTTTCCTTCCATAGAACCGTTCCGCTACACAGAGACCCTGCACTTCAGCCATGTCGGAGGACCAATGATAAACTTCATGTAGGTTAACATGGGAGCAATCTGACTTATAAAGCAACACATCATTGAGTAGGCAGACTGGTACCGTCTTCATTCCCACTCTTGACCCATAACATTGGTTTGATGTAACTGGTGAGAGGGTACCATCTCCTGTGTGAAATGTGTAACTGCCTGAGATTCAGAGCCTAAATTGCCAGATTCATGCCCAGAAAGTTGAAGAGTAATGCCGAACTGTAAATCAGTTATGAGGACCTAGAAGTCATTAAACCAGAGTTCATCTCCAATATTCAACAGGGAAACTTAAGCTTGATCCACACTGTGTTGACAGGTTCAATGCGTTCCATGCAGAATCTAAAAAGCCGATGCACCAGGAGTGTGGCTTCATTCGAATGCAGCCAGGAACCAACAAAGTGGCGTTCATCATCGCACAAAACTCAGGTATAATTACAATTTATAGTTTTAGTCCCTGGTTGTATCCTTTTTATTTGCAAAGTCCCTACTTGTCATTGAATTTCCAGTAATCCCTTGAATGCTGGACTCCTTCCTAAGAGAATCAATGTGATGCAATGTTCCACATAAAGATGAGAACATGACTCAGTCATGTTTATAATTTGAAGTATTTCAGTTTGTTCTGTCTTTCTACTGCTGTATTAAGTTGTGCATGTGAGTAACGTGTTCTCATTATTATTGCCTTAagaataaattgttttaaaaactgaGTCAAACTTAAATTATAAAACCTTTGTGCTTAGATAAATGGAATTTGATTGTTCCCAGGGTTAGATTTATTTGGCACAGTTGTGTACATTATGTCACATTTGGAAATGGCTAACTTACTTTGTtgcctcaacacacacactctcctgtaTTGACTACTGTGTTGTGAAGGTCTGATGGAGATTGAGGAGGGGGAGCTGACTGGGAAGCAGCTGAACCTGAAGACCCACGCTCTGGCCAGAATCTCTTTTGCCAAGAAGCCACAAGTCAAGCAGGTAAACGTCTGCTTCTTCATGACCAGGCATCACTCTTCATTATTTACTTCACTTGTTTACTAAACTCAAATCTGTCATATTTTAcaacaaaacagcaacaaaacttTTCTCTGTAAATGATTCTGCTTCAGCATTGGCATAAGGCAGTGGGTCTGTCTGTCTCATTCTTGTGAACAAAATATCCCAAGAACGCAATGAtagaatttcttcaaatgtggTACAAACATTagatgtcaaaggtcacagtgacctcataggAGTCATGTGACCTCACCCTCTCTTTTCACTTCTTCCAGATTTCCAGAGAGTTTCAGCTCCGATCAGATGGAAGGCTGGAGCAGactgtttccatggcaacagacaACCAGCCTCTGAAGCAGCACCTGCACG is a window encoding:
- the thap4 gene encoding THAP domain-containing protein 4 → MSCPVYHAAPELNPSLLPLNWLLGAWESDEPGEGSFPSIEPFRYTETLHFSHVGGPMINFMFNAFHAESKKPMHQECGFIRMQPGTNKVAFIIAQNSGLMEIEEGELTGKQLNLKTHALARISFAKKPQVKQISREFQLRSDGRLEQTVSMATDNQPLKQHLHVVYRRPS
- the agxtb gene encoding alanine--glyoxylate and serine--pyruvate aminotransferase b, giving the protein MQRSFFRRSALLAQQTAAALEGPLAARSAPLLQRMDRSMSSVPIPPPACMLRPLEVPMRYLFGPGPSNVPPRILAAGSRPIIGHMHPEMYEIMNDIKRGIQYAFQTENNMTIAMSGSGHAAMECAVFNTVEPGESVLVAINGIWGERVAEIAERMGANVHRMVKTPGGYFTNNEITQAIEKHKPVLFFLTHGESSAGLCHPIDGIGDICRKHNCLFLVDTVASLGAAPIFMDKQNIDILYTGSQKALNAPPGTAPISFNDRACHKMFNRKTKPVSYLFDMTHLSNYWGCDGQPARIYHHTGPVSGFFGLREGLAILVEKGLEESWKKHKEVAAYLYRGLEDLGLKLFVPERDLRLPSVTTIAIPEGYDWRELLMYMMKHHQMEMTGGLGPSIGKVMRIGLMGYNCEKTNADMALHALADALKNCKKSKA